The genomic stretch CGGAAGACAAACTCTGGCCCCGTTGGTGTGCGTGCGGCGGGAAGTCCCCTGCTGTGGCCGAACAGCGCACAAGCCCGCACGCCACTCACCCCGCCTCCCGCAACAGCCGCCCCCACGACGGGCCTTGGCCGCAGCAGCTCGGCCCTTCGGGCGGCGAGCTGATCGCACGCTGGTACACCGCCCAGAACGGCGACCATCAGTTTCCTGATGTCCGGATCGGTGTTCACCGGGTTCGTTGCCGTAAGTCTGGGCGACTTCAGTAATCACCTCCAGACCGAGCAGTGGACCGGCACCCTGGAGTCTGTGGTCGTCATGCCGGTACCGCTGACCCGGGTCATGCTGTTCTCCGGAGTCGGCGGCCTGATCGGTACCGGAGTTCCGCACGAAGCGGGCCGGAGCGCGGTTCGGTGACTGTCGCCTGTAGGTGGGCAGTGCATGCCATGGGGGGCGTGATCTTGCTGGTGTTCTCCCAGTGGTGGTCGGTGCCGTCGCACTGGGCGGTGGTGCCGCCGATGCCGTACACAGAGCTGCGGTCGCCCTGGCTGACCGTGGAGGCGGTGCCGGGGGACGTCCCCTCCTGGAGGTGCCGTCGGCGCGGAGACCCGGGGGACGGCGAGCCGCTCCAAGTCGCCACGCTCGCGCAAGGCGGTGGACGCCGTGATCGGATCACAGGGCTGGGCCGCGGCCCGCCGAGAGGACAGCAGGTTGGCCTCGCGACAAGCCTCACATCATGCTGTTCGGTGACATCATGAGTAGTGAATTCCGCATCATGACGGTCGTCCGACCAGGCGACACCTGAGCCGCTTCCTGCCTGTCAGTACGGGAAGGCGGTGAGCATAATGAGCGACACCGAGCAGGAGCCCACTGCGGCCGAAGGTACAGAGGCAGAGAGCACCCCCGAGGAGTCACCGGCCACGACTGAGGCCGGCCCTGCGGAGGGCGAAGAGCAGACCCCTGTGGCCGAGGAGACCGGGACAGGAGAATCCGCCACCGAGGAGTAGGAACGGCTGTGCGCGGCTGCCGTCGTGCACAGCCACGACGGCAGCCGCGGGACGCCCCTCAAGCGGACTCGCCGGCAGGGGAACCCTGGCCCACGATGAGCGGCCTGGCGGCTGGTGGGGCGGGTGGACCGGGGAGCTGTACAGGGCGGCTCTGGACGGCGTGCCGGGGTGGTGTGGGACACCCCCGCCTGAGTGTTTCCTGGTGGTGCGTGCAAGGACACGTCTTCGATGTGTCTGATCCGGTTGTTCGCCCGGCCGGGTGGAATGATCGTCGCACTGGTTCCGGTGCCGGGTGTTGCCGCGGGTACGCCTTTTAAATTCCAGGGCATGAGTTCGAGTGATCACGTGTTTGTGGACCATCGTGGCTTCCTTGCCGCCGCTGCCGGGGCCGCTGCCGTGTTCCTGGCGGGCAGCTGGTGGGCGGCCTCTTCGAGGGTGTATGCGGCCGGTTCCTGTCCGAGAGGCCGGTGAAGGCGGCCGTGGGGGTGAGAGCGGAGAAGGTGCAGCGGTTCGGTGCCCGGGAGCGGGTGGCGGCCGCGCGGGCGGCCGGGGTACGCGGAGGGCGGTGGCGGAAGGCGGCGCTGGGGNNNNNNNNNNNNNNNNNNNNNNNNNNNNNNNNNNNNNNNNNNNNNNNNNNNNNNNNNNNNNNNNNNNNNNNNNNNNNNNNNNNNNNNNNNNNNNNNNNNNNNNNNNNNNNNNNNNNNNNNNNNNNNNNNNNNNNNNNNNNNNNNNNNNNNNNNNNNNNNNNNNNNNNNNNNNNNNNNNNNNNNNNNNNNNNNNNNNNNNNNNNNNNNNNNNNNNNNNNNNNNNNNNNNNNNNNNNNNNNNNNNNNNNNNNNNNNNNNNNNNNNNNNNNNNNNNNNNNNNNNNNNNNNNNNNNNNNNNNNNNNNNNNNNNNNNNNNNNNNNNNNNNNNNNNNNNNNNNNNNNNNNNNNNNNNNNNNNNNNNNNNNNNNNNNNNNNNNNNNNNNNNNNNNNNNNNNNNNNNNNNNNNNNNNNNNNNNNNNNNNNNNNNNNNNNNNNNNNNNNNNNNNNNNNNNNNNNNNNNNNNNNNNNNNNNNNNNNNNNNNNNNNNNNNNNNNNNNNNNNNNNNNNNNNNNNNNNNNNNNNNNNNNNNNNNNNNNNNNNNNNNNNNNNNNNNNNNNNNNNNNNNNNNNNNNNNNNNNNNNNNNNNNNNNNNNNNNNNNNNNNNNNNNNNNNNNNNNNNNNNNNNNNNNNNNNNNNNNNNNNNNNNNNNNNNNNNNNNNNNNNNNNNNNNNNNNNNNNNNNNNNNNNNNNNNNNNNNNNNNNNACGGCGGCGGCGAGGCGGCCGGTGCGCTGCCGAGGCCGGTGGCCTATGGCAGTGTGACGGCGCTGCCGCCGTGGCCGGCGCCCGCCGATGCTGCCGTGGGGCCCGGTGGCGGGGCTGGCGATGGAGGGGACCGCGTATCACTTCCACTCCCATCTGGACGTGATCGTGGACGGCAGGCCGGTGCAGGTCCCGGCGAATCTGGGTGTTGATCTGGCCGCGCGGAAGTGGTCGGAGCTGCACACGCACGACGCGAGCGGCGTCATCCACATCGAGGCCCCCGCCAAACGTCGGTACGTGCTGGGGCAGTTGTTCAACGAGTGGGATGTGCGGCTGAATGCCCGGCAGGTGGGCGGGCTGAAGGCTGCCGGCGGAAAGCGCCTGGCGGCCTACGTGGACGGCAAGCGCGTCAGCGGGAACCCGGCCGCGATCGAGCTGACCGCGCACCGGGAGATCGCGCTGGTCTACGGGGCTCCTGACATCAAGGTGAAGGTGCCGTCCTCGTATGCCTTCTCACTCGGCGACTGAGCCTCTCACCCCGGGTGGGGCGAAGAGGCGCAATCCCGCCCGGAACCCGTGTGGTTCGGTCTGGCTCAAGGAGGAGCAGGAGAAGCTGTTCAGGGCCTACGTCAAAGGGCGCGCTTCCGTTTCCTCCGTCGGATTTTTCCGTCGGGGGTGTATCAGGGCGCGGCCTTGTGGCTCTCCATGACAGAACGGCGACACCACGGGGGAAGCAACGGGGGTTGCCACGGGGAACGGGTCGGTCACGGTCACGGGGGGGCGACCGGCCGGCCTGGATCAGCTTCGCCGGGCGCCCGGGGTCGACCGCTCCTGGCCCGTCGCTGTCGCTCGGCGGGAGTGCGGTGTGCGCCCCGGGCTCCTGGGTCAGCCGCAGTCGGGTGTGATCGAGGCGACGGGCGCGCCGGTCAGTTCCTTGTCGCCGGAGCCGGAGATCTCCTGCTCGGAGCCGGCGAAGTGCGGCTGGTCGTTGAGGCGGACGATGCAGCCGAAGGAGTCGGGGATCGGGTTGTGCGCCGAGAGCGGTTTGATCACGGGGTCGAGGGAGTCGGCCTCGGGGAAGTTGAAGCCGGTCTTGGTGACCTTGGCGTCGAGCCGGTAGAGGACCTGCCCGGTCTGGTGCGGTCTGCTGAAGAGGCAGAACTCGCCCTTGCGGCAGGCGTTCGACGCCTCGGAGGCGTCGGCGGAGGCGGCGGGTGCGGCGGTGGCCGTGAGGCCTATGACCGTCAGAGCGGCCAGGCCTATACGCAGGGCGCGGTGCGACACGATAACTCCTTGAAAAGGAAACGAGGGAACAAAAAACTCAGCACGCGCCAACCTACCGAAGATCAATTAAGGGTCCCATGGGCCTTGACGGAATCAAGATCACTTCCGGCCAGGGGCGGGCGGCGACGGCCACTCGGGCGGCTCCCACGGCGCCAGCATCTGGCAGCACGCCGGGCACGCCAACTCGGGGATACAGTGCGGTGCCCCGGCCGATCATGTCCGGGGGCACCGCTTCAGGCCGCCGGCTCGCGAAGAGGCGAAGGGCGGGCCCCGCTCAGGCGGACCTGTCGAGGATGACCTCGTATCCGTGACGCCGGGGAAGCGCTCGCCGCGGCCGAGGTGGCGTGAGGTGGCGCTCGTGGCCTTCCATCAGGCTCGGGGCATGGAGGCGCCGGCAGTGGCTGCAGAGGTGCAACTCTCCTACGACATGGATGCCTTCGCCCTCGCAGAGGGCACCATCGCCCTCGCAGTGAGTGTGAGGCATTGCTTGTACGTCCTGCCGGTCGGTGGGTCTCGGACGGCCAGATGTCTGCGGGCTGGAAGTCCGTCTCGCAGTTGTCCTCTCTGACTTCCACGAAGCCGTTGTTGAAGAAGTCGCTCACGCTGGCCTCCGGGTTCCCGCTTCGGTGTCCGTGGCTGTGTCCCTCCGTGCGGGCGGGTGCGTTTCATTCCGGGGGACGGTGCCTTTGACCGGCGGCGATGCGGCAGATCCCGGTACGGATCGGGGGCGCTGTGCGAGGGTTCTTCGGGCGGGTCGGCGTGGCTGGTGCCCGTGTCTGTCCGTGGGTATGGCGGTGCCCCGGAGGAACGAGGTCCGGGGCACCGCTTGAGACCGCCGGCCCACGGCGCAGGGGCCAGGAGCAACTGCAACAGCTGGCCGCTCTCGGCCTGGAATGGGCCGCTCGGTGGCCGCGCGCGGCGAGGGTGCGGTAGACGATCTGGGCGCTTTCTGCCCAGGTGGCAGAGGTGTGCCCCCGAGGGCGGTCAGGCGCTGACTCTGCGCTTGTGCCAGTCTTTGCCAGATGACGTGTTGACGGTGCCGTGTCGGTGGATACGAGTACGTCAGTGCGTTGGATACGGCCCTCGTTGTCATCGTTGTCGCTCTCGCACGGGCAGGCGGCCCTATGACGTGGCCGGCAGCCTCGTATTGGCCCTGTACTGGGCGGGTACGGTCATGTTCGCACCGCCGGTGGTGACCGCTGCTGTCTTCATCGTGTGGTGTTCCCGGTCTGCTGTGCACGTGAGGCCTCCCAGGCTGCTTTCAGCGCCTGTTGGGTGGTGTGCAGCGCTATTGACCAGCTGGCGGGCTTGGTGATGGGCCTGGTGCCGGCTGCCACGGCGGAGGTCTGGGAGAGGCTGTAGCCGACCGCTGTGGCGAGCTGAGCGGCTGTCAGTCCTGCGTGCCATCTCAGAAGCCGTCTTTCCGGGAGTGGCGGGTGTGTTCCTGCTGGTGAGGCATAGGGCTGTGGCGTCGGCGGCAGAGACGAAGTGTCATGTCGTCTCTGCGGTGGAGGTGTCGGGATGCCGTCTGTGATGGGGGTGTTGGAGGAGCGCGAGCGTGCCGCTCGGCAGCGAATGGAAGCTCTTCAGGCCGAGCTGTGCGAGGCGGAAGCCGTGTGGGAGCGGTTCGTGATCGCCCGGGAGACGGTCGGACTGGTCCTGGCTGAGGCACGCGGAGGTGATGAGCGTCCGCCGGTCGTGGCGGCAGGCGAGCGGCCGGTGCGGCTGTGCCGGGTTCGGTCGTGCCGGCGTGGAGGGACGGCCTCGATACTGGTGTGCTGGCACCGGACTACCGCCGACTCGTGGATGTCCTGGCCGGTGGGAGTGGGTCGGGCGGGGCGGCGATGGACTGTCGGCAACTGGCCGTGGCGCTCGGGCTGGAGGCGGTTCCCGCGAAGGTCGAGGGGGTGCGGTCGAAGGCGAAGCGCCTGGTCGCGCGGGGCTGGCTGGCCGAGGAACGCCCGGGGGCGTTCAGCCCGGTCGCCGGGCGGGTCGGTGGCTCGTAGGCTACCGGGGCGGGGGTCCCGGCCGGGACGCCGGAATCTGGGGAAAGGGGCTTGGTGGTGGCAACGCTTTCGGAGGTCAAAGCCCTGTTGGGTGAGCCCCGGTTCAACTGGTCGGATTCGACGCCTTGGGTCGAAATGGAGCGGGAGCTCGGCATCGAGTTCCCTGCGGACTTCCGTGAGATTGTGAACGCCTACGGCTCGATCCAGATCAACGGGCAGCTGTACCTGGAGCACCCCGCCGGCCATCTCCTGCACAGCCTGGGAGAGACCATCAGGGGGAATCTTGAGATGTGGCGGGAGGAGGACATGGCGGAGTTCCTGCCCAGTCCGGCTGGGGCGAACCCCGGTGAGTTGATGCCGGTGGCGTCGGCCACGACGGGAGAGTGGGTTTTCCTTCGTGTTCCAGATGGACCCTCGTCGCCTTGGCGCGTCCTGGTCCAGGAACTTGACAGTCCGGCCTGGACTCTTCATGAGATGACGTTCAGTGAATGGTTG from Streptomyces roseochromogenus subsp. oscitans DS 12.976 encodes the following:
- a CDS encoding SMI1/KNR4 family protein — protein: MATLSEVKALLGEPRFNWSDSTPWVEMERELGIEFPADFREIVNAYGSIQINGQLYLEHPAGHLLHSLGETIRGNLEMWREEDMAEFLPSPAGANPGELMPVASATTGEWVFLRVPDGPSSPWRVLVQELDSPAWTLHEMTFSEWLLAYLRGEDVTVCSRNFAPDRPFYEPLS
- a CDS encoding DUF6299 family protein, encoding MRLVARPTCCPLGGPRPSPVIRSRRPPPCASVATWSGSPSPGSPRRRHLQEGTSPGTASTVSQGDRSSVYGIGGTTAQCDGTDHHWENTSKITPPMACTAHLQATVTEPRSGPLRAELRYRSGRRLRRTA